Proteins encoded by one window of Pseudomonas coleopterorum:
- the dapC gene encoding succinyldiaminopimelate transaminase, whose protein sequence is MNHALNQLQPYPFEKLRALLSGVTAAADKRAIALSIGEPKHSSPAFVKQALADNLDQMAVYPTTQGIPALREAIAQWCERRFQVPAGWLDPARHVLPVNGTREALFAFTQTVAQRDVDGLVVSPNPFYQIYEGAALLAGTKPHYLPCLDQNGFNPDFDAVPADVWQRCQILFLCSPGNPTGALVPMPTLKKLIALADEYDFVIAADECYSELYFDEDAPPPGLLTACAELGRSDFKRCVVFHSLSKRSNLPGLRSGFVAGDAQILKAFLLYRTYHGCAMPVQTQLASIAAWQDEAHVLANRDLYREKFDAVLDILTPVLDVKRPDGSFYLWAKVPMDDAKFCRELFEQEHVTVVPGSYLSREVDGLNPGAGRVRMALVAPLSECVEAAQRIRHFLERR, encoded by the coding sequence ATGAACCATGCGTTGAACCAGCTGCAGCCCTACCCTTTCGAGAAGTTGCGTGCCTTGCTCAGTGGCGTCACCGCCGCTGCGGATAAGCGTGCGATCGCCCTGTCCATCGGCGAACCCAAGCACAGCTCGCCGGCCTTCGTGAAGCAGGCACTGGCCGACAATCTCGACCAGATGGCCGTGTACCCGACGACTCAGGGCATCCCGGCCCTGCGCGAAGCCATCGCGCAGTGGTGCGAGCGACGCTTCCAGGTCCCGGCGGGTTGGCTCGATCCGGCGCGCCACGTACTGCCGGTCAATGGCACCCGTGAGGCGCTGTTCGCCTTCACCCAGACCGTTGCCCAGCGCGACGTCGACGGGCTGGTGGTCAGCCCCAATCCGTTCTATCAGATCTACGAGGGCGCAGCCCTGCTGGCGGGCACCAAGCCGCACTACCTGCCCTGCCTGGACCAGAACGGCTTCAACCCGGATTTCGACGCGGTCCCGGCCGATGTCTGGCAGCGCTGCCAGATCCTGTTCCTGTGCTCGCCCGGCAACCCGACCGGCGCCCTGGTGCCGATGCCGACCTTGAAAAAACTCATCGCCCTGGCCGACGAATACGACTTCGTGATCGCTGCCGACGAGTGCTACAGCGAGCTGTACTTCGACGAAGACGCACCGCCGCCTGGTCTGCTGACGGCCTGTGCCGAGCTGGGTCGCAGCGATTTCAAGCGGTGCGTGGTGTTCCACAGCCTGTCCAAGCGCTCCAACCTGCCAGGCCTGCGTTCCGGATTCGTGGCGGGCGACGCGCAGATCCTCAAGGCGTTCCTGCTGTACCGCACCTACCATGGCTGCGCCATGCCCGTGCAAACCCAGTTGGCCAGCATTGCCGCCTGGCAGGACGAAGCCCACGTACTGGCCAACCGCGATCTGTACCGGGAAAAATTCGATGCCGTGCTGGACATCCTGACGCCGGTACTGGACGTCAAGCGCCCCGATGGCAGCTTCTACCTGTGGGCCAAGGTACCGATGGACGATGCCAAATTCTGCCGCGAGCTGTTCGAGCAGGAGCATGTCACGGTGGTGCCCGGATCCTACCTGTCCCGCGAAGTCGACGGGCTCAACCCGGGTGCCGGACGCGTACGCATGGCGCTGGTCGCACCGTTGAGCGAGTGTGTCGAAGCCGCCCAGCGCATTCGCCACTTTCTCGAGCGCCGATAA